The stretch of DNA CGATGAATCGCCCTCCGGGATTCAACGCGCCGACGATCCTTTTTAGTAGTATTGGAATATCGCTTCGTTTTTCCGGCAAGATAGAATTCACGGAAATGGCAATGTCGTATTTTTCGCTGGGGCGATAATCTTTAATATTAACTTTTTGCTTGCGAACGGCGATGTTCCATTTTTTGCCGACCTCTTCGGCAATGGCAAGGGCAGTCTCATTTTTATCTACGCAGGTGATTTGTTTTATTTTCGATGCATCGAGAAAGTGTATCAGGTTGCCCGGTCCACAGCCGAAATCAATAATCGAAGTTCTTTCGGAGATTACAATCTCGTCCAGGTAATCCAGCAGTTTATTGCGTCTGGCGTTATTTTTTCCGGGATCGGGTTTCGTCATCTCGGGGGCAAATGGGCCTAGAATGTAATTGTGATAATCTTCCGCAACAATATCCCAATTTACATCGCCGTCTTTCATAGGCAGGTTCCGATAACCGAAGATCAAGTTGGGGCGATTGCGGTAATCCGAGATTGCCTTCCATAATTTGGGGTTGGTAAAGAGAGTCGGGTTTCGCTTGAGCCAATGCGAATGATAGCCGGCAACCAAACTGATGATGAGAGAAAATTCATGATTTTTATCGTATCCTTTATCAATTATTTCCTGCACATGTACCCAGGCTTTGTAACAGTACGCATCGTATTGGGCGATTTCCTCCGCATTCATGATTTTTTCATAATGTTCGGTAGTGGAGATATCGAGATACTTCGGATATTTATGGCAAATAGACATCAATTCATGCCACACCGTTGAGAGATAACTGTTAACGGACTCTTTATTTTGCTGGTTCCAGAAGTGGGCGGTAAGACCCGCTGTTCCCAGGGAGATGATTAGGGCAAGGCCCGCGATAATCGTCGCAGTCGTCATTTGCCCTGCCCGATCTTCTGCAGGATGCCGTCCAGCTCCTCCAGAGAGGCGTAGCGGATCTGCACGACGCCGCCGCCGCCGCCGCGCCGCCCGTGCCGGATGGCCACCGGGGCGGCCAGACGCTCGGACAGGCGCGTCTCCAGCTTGCGGATGTTGGGGTCCGGGGATGCCGCCGCCCGGCCCCGGCCCTTCTTGCCGCCGCCGGCCGCGTCTTTGCCTTCCCCGGCCGCCGCGCGGCGCGCCAGCTCTTCGGTCTCGCGCACGGAGAGCCCCTTGCGCGCCACCGCCGCCGCCGTGCGCCGCTGCGCCGCGGCGGGCAGAGAGAGCAGGGCCCGGGCATGCCCCATTTGCAGTTCGCCGTCCTCCACCCGCTGCCGCACCTCGGGGGCCAGCGTCAGCAGGCGCAACAGGTTGCTCACCGCCGGGCGGGAACTGCCGAGCTGGGTGGCGACCTGGGCGTGGCTCATCTTGAATTCCCGGATCAGGCGCTCGATGCCGCGCGCCGTCTCCAGCGGGTTGAGGTCTTCCCGGCGCAGGTTCTCGATCAGCCCGATCAAGGACGCCTCGCGGTCGGACAGCGGCCGCACCAGCGCCGGGATGCGTTTCAGCCCGGCCTGTTGGGCGGCCCGCCAGCGGCGCTCGCCAGCGATCAGTTCGTAGGCGTTGCCGTCCAGGGGGCGCACCACGATGGGCTGTACGACGCCGTGGCCGCGAATGGAGTCGGCCAGTTCCTTCAGCGTTTCCGGCGGGATGCGCCGCCGGGGTTGAAAGCGCCCCACCCGGATCCGGTCGGGCGCCAGTTCGCGCAGGCCCTCCGCGTCCGCGCCCGGCTCTACGCCCAGCAGGGCCTCCAGTCCCTTCCCCAGACGCTTGCGCTTTGCCATTCGTTCGCGCCGCCTCAGGCCGGAGTCGCGGCCGTTTCCGCGCCGGCGCGGCGCAGCATCTCGCCGGCCAGGGCCAGATAGGCGACCGCGCCCTGGGAGGATTTGTCGTAATTCAGGATGGGCTGGCCGTAGCTGGGCGCTTCGGCCAGGCGCACATTGCGCGGGATCACGGTGCGATAGACTTTGTCGCCGTAGTGTTGCAGCAGCTGCGCCGATACCTCGTTGGCCAGATTGTTGCGGCCGTCGTACATGGTGCGCAACAGGCCCTCAATGCGCAGGGAGGGGTTGAAGTAGCGCTCGATGCCCCGAATCGTTTCCATGAGGGCGCTCAGCCCTTCGAGGGCGTAGTACTCGCATTGAACGGGGATCATGACGGAGTCGGCCATCACCAGCGCGTTGACGGTGAGCATGTTCAGAGCCGGCGGGCAGTCTATAAAGACGAAGTGGTAGCGTTCCCGCACCCCGGCCAGGGCCTCGCGCAGGCGCGATTCGCGGCCCTCGGTCTGGAACAGGGCTACCTCGCAGCGGGTGAGGTCGGTGTTGCCGGGCAGCAGATCGTAGCCGCTTTGGATGCCGACCAGGGCCTCGGCGGCGGCGCATTCTCCCAGCAGCACTTCCGCGGCGCTGTGCTCCAGCTGCCGCTTGTCCAGGCCGCTGCCCGCCGTGGCGTTGCCCTGCGGGTCCAGATCTACCAGCAGCACCCGGCGTTTGGTGGCCGCCATCGAGGCGGCCAGGTTGACGCTGGTCGTGGTTTTGCCTACGCCGCCCTTCTGGTTGGCGACCGCGATGATCCTGGAT from Gammaproteobacteria bacterium encodes:
- a CDS encoding class I SAM-dependent methyltransferase, producing the protein MTTATIIAGLALIISLGTAGLTAHFWNQQNKESVNSYLSTVWHELMSICHKYPKYLDISTTEHYEKIMNAEEIAQYDAYCYKAWVHVQEIIDKGYDKNHEFSLIISLVAGYHSHWLKRNPTLFTNPKLWKAISDYRNRPNLIFGYRNLPMKDGDVNWDIVAEDYHNYILGPFAPEMTKPDPGKNNARRNKLLDYLDEIVISERTSIIDFGCGPGNLIHFLDASKIKQITCVDKNETALAIAEEVGKKWNIAVRKQKVNIKDYRPSEKYDIAISVNSILPEKRSDIPILLKRIVGALNPGGRFIAILPSYDTTEYLCSLWRKHYSKILGDNSDHVDRIIKAFEVTKKMNGDPHYSYADDGRISQCYHTKETIEKEFREAGLEIGEPKKIYYPWELTKRFDYGYFPDAPEEIWDWFVVARVRA
- a CDS encoding ParB/RepB/Spo0J family partition protein; translated protein: MAKRKRLGKGLEALLGVEPGADAEGLRELAPDRIRVGRFQPRRRIPPETLKELADSIRGHGVVQPIVVRPLDGNAYELIAGERRWRAAQQAGLKRIPALVRPLSDREASLIGLIENLRREDLNPLETARGIERLIREFKMSHAQVATQLGSSRPAVSNLLRLLTLAPEVRQRVEDGELQMGHARALLSLPAAAQRRTAAAVARKGLSVRETEELARRAAAGEGKDAAGGGKKGRGRAAASPDPNIRKLETRLSERLAAPVAIRHGRRGGGGGVVQIRYASLEELDGILQKIGQGK
- a CDS encoding ParA family protein gives rise to the protein MKSRIIAVANQKGGVGKTTTSVNLAASMAATKRRVLLVDLDPQGNATAGSGLDKRQLEHSAAEVLLGECAAAEALVGIQSGYDLLPGNTDLTRCEVALFQTEGRESRLREALAGVRERYHFVFIDCPPALNMLTVNALVMADSVMIPVQCEYYALEGLSALMETIRGIERYFNPSLRIEGLLRTMYDGRNNLANEVSAQLLQHYGDKVYRTVIPRNVRLAEAPSYGQPILNYDKSSQGAVAYLALAGEMLRRAGAETAATPA